From the Teredinibacter turnerae T7901 genome, one window contains:
- the hslO gene encoding Hsp33 family molecular chaperone HslO gives MTDATHRFVFENTDIRGNLATLSGSYRAIVSNQSLPVSLQPLLGEFVAAVALLSETLKYDGILTLQVRGNGPVPLIVADCTNDGDLRGIIELGEHQPLPDYSGLTLPELIGDGVLSLTVDPEHGQRYQGLVPLEGDTLADCLALYFAQSEQLPTKLWLFADQNHCGGLMLQGLPAQQVTDLDQRKEQWQTAVQLANTVTPDELFSLPANDLLYRLFNELGCRLFAAREFRFHCSCNRARGENAISSLGKEEAFALLAEQNGKIAVDCHFCGQHYAFKEEDLQRLFSGSMH, from the coding sequence ATGACCGACGCGACTCACCGCTTTGTTTTTGAAAATACCGATATCAGGGGTAACCTTGCCACATTGTCCGGCAGTTACCGTGCGATCGTCTCGAATCAATCTCTACCAGTGTCGTTACAGCCGCTGCTCGGTGAATTCGTTGCAGCGGTGGCACTTTTAAGCGAAACACTCAAATACGACGGTATTTTAACGCTGCAGGTACGCGGCAACGGGCCCGTGCCGTTGATCGTAGCCGACTGTACCAACGATGGTGACCTGCGCGGAATAATCGAACTAGGCGAACATCAACCACTGCCTGACTACAGCGGTCTTACCCTGCCTGAGCTTATTGGCGATGGCGTGCTCTCGCTCACCGTCGACCCTGAGCACGGGCAGAGGTACCAGGGTCTGGTGCCGCTCGAGGGAGATACCCTTGCAGATTGCCTTGCGCTCTATTTCGCCCAATCGGAGCAGCTACCAACGAAACTCTGGTTGTTTGCCGACCAAAATCACTGTGGCGGCTTAATGCTGCAGGGATTACCCGCGCAACAGGTCACTGACCTGGACCAACGCAAAGAGCAATGGCAAACAGCAGTGCAACTCGCCAACACGGTGACGCCCGACGAGCTATTCAGCCTGCCGGCCAATGACTTACTCTACCGACTGTTTAATGAATTAGGTTGCCGCTTGTTCGCAGCGCGTGAGTTTCGCTTTCATTGCAGTTGTAATCGGGCGCGGGGCGAAAATGCCATAAGCTCCCTGGGCAAAGAAGAGGCATTCGCGCTTCTGGCGGAACAAAATGGAAAAATCGCCGTAGACTGTCACTTTTGCGGACAGCACTATGCGTTTAAGGAAGAAGATTTACAGCGCTTGTTTAGCGGTTCGATGCACTGA
- a CDS encoding chemotaxis protein CheB, with protein MAAETLTFGVLADSQAQLNDLVSLVEATGHRVAIAKMASVRNLLAELPAVDAWVVRLNLQQDSALAIVEHLESSDCPVIYDDMECYGNLGGHDRAKRFAAKLQLCTGVAKPEEGAKAQEVWVLAASTGGPEAVTRFLKALSPELEGVAFVYAQHINAEISLSLQKALLLSTQWSVVTCERSRVLREKSIYVVPPDNQVDIYDSGVIAPNSLAWLGPYRPSADQVMARLARHYGNRAGAIVFSGMGDDGSKSCSYMRRSGGMVWAQSPGTCAVDSMPVSAIATGAVSYQGSPENLARQFVYRRQIPPKAINN; from the coding sequence TTGGCCGCCGAAACCCTGACCTTCGGGGTATTGGCTGACTCGCAGGCCCAGTTAAACGACCTGGTTTCGTTGGTCGAAGCAACCGGTCATCGGGTGGCCATCGCAAAAATGGCGTCTGTGAGAAACCTCCTAGCAGAATTGCCTGCTGTTGATGCCTGGGTGGTGCGTTTGAATCTCCAGCAGGACAGCGCACTGGCGATTGTCGAGCACCTGGAAAGCAGCGACTGTCCGGTGATATACGACGATATGGAGTGCTACGGCAACCTTGGTGGTCACGACAGAGCCAAACGTTTCGCAGCTAAATTACAGCTGTGCACCGGTGTGGCCAAGCCCGAGGAAGGCGCGAAGGCACAAGAAGTCTGGGTACTGGCTGCATCGACGGGCGGCCCAGAGGCTGTGACCCGTTTTTTGAAAGCGCTTTCGCCGGAATTAGAAGGCGTTGCATTTGTTTACGCACAGCACATTAACGCGGAAATAAGCCTCAGCTTGCAAAAAGCATTGCTGCTGAGCACCCAGTGGAGTGTTGTAACCTGCGAACGGTCGCGGGTGCTGCGTGAAAAAAGTATTTATGTGGTACCGCCGGATAATCAGGTGGACATTTATGATAGCGGTGTGATTGCACCGAACAGCCTGGCCTGGCTTGGGCCGTATCGACCATCAGCCGATCAGGTGATGGCCCGTTTGGCCCGCCACTATGGCAATCGGGCTGGTGCTATTGTGTTTTCTGGCATGGGTGACGATGGCTCAAAGAGCTGTAGTTACATGCGCCGTTCTGGTGGCATGGTGTGGGCGCAGTCGCCTGGTACCTGTGCGGTAGATTCTATGCCGGTCTCAGCAATTGCCACCGGTGCGGTAAGTTATCAGGGTTCGCCGGAAAATCTTGCCAGGCAGTTTGTTTACCGGCGACAAATTCCGCCGAAAGCTATTAACAATTGA
- a CDS encoding chemotaxis protein CheW has translation MSGDETLPADPADNIACLLVPVLGATLLIPSVTVAEMAPMQPVQSVPNSPQWMLGKYEWRNAYVPVVVFEAINGGKLTPLNPQGRMAVLNNTGVDSRLPFIAIPTQGIPRMVRIGEADIVENTLGMKSPFVDMAVKVGMEELVIPNVTALEQAYVDTGLLD, from the coding sequence ATGAGTGGTGACGAAACCCTACCTGCTGACCCGGCGGATAATATTGCCTGCTTGTTGGTGCCTGTGTTGGGGGCGACACTGCTCATTCCCAGTGTAACCGTAGCGGAAATGGCGCCGATGCAACCGGTACAGTCGGTGCCGAATTCACCCCAGTGGATGTTAGGTAAATACGAATGGCGCAATGCCTACGTACCCGTGGTGGTTTTTGAAGCTATTAACGGTGGCAAATTAACGCCTCTGAACCCGCAAGGCCGAATGGCGGTGCTCAACAACACGGGTGTGGACAGCCGCTTGCCGTTTATCGCAATTCCGACTCAGGGTATTCCCCGCATGGTACGAATTGGCGAAGCGGATATTGTGGAAAACACCCTGGGCATGAAATCGCCATTTGTGGATATGGCCGTTAAAGTCGGGATGGAAGAGTTGGTTATCCCGAACGTGACTGCGCTTGAACAAGCCTACGTTGACACGGGTTTACTCGACTAA